A region from the Anomaloglossus baeobatrachus isolate aAnoBae1 chromosome 11, aAnoBae1.hap1, whole genome shotgun sequence genome encodes:
- the LOC142255852 gene encoding olfactory receptor 5I1-like: MSTSNQTVSTDFTLVGLSEKPELKLFLFVAFFLMYIVSVVGNFSIILAYNLSPNLQIPMYFFLSNFSFLEIFYISSTAPKMLANFLSETRTISFYGCAAQLYCVLLLAGTEFYILAAMAYDRYNAICHPLLYTVIMSKIVCFQLLVGSWAIGATNALIHTAFTFSLPFCESHKLNSFFCDVPVLLKLACKDTWLNELIVFIFGGGMTVGSLILTIISYVKIISTILNIHSTSGRKKTFSTCTSHLIVVTIFYGSVIFMYLRPKSSYGKDEDKLVGVMYTIVTPLLNPFIYSLRNKEFKIAMEKILKRMVKPLTY; this comes from the coding sequence ATGTCCACCTCCAATCAGACCGTGAGCACAGACTTCACACTCGTGGGACTTTCTGAGAAGCCGGAGCTTAAACTTTTTCTTTTTGTTGCCTTTTTCCTCATGTATATAGTCTCGGTGGTTGGAAATTTTTCCATAATTCTTGCTTATAATTTGAGCCCAAATCTTCAGATTCCGATGTATTTCTTTCTAAGTAACTTTTCCTTTCTGGAAATTTTTTACATTTCGTCAACGGCTCCAAAAATGTTGGCCAATTTCTTGTCGGAAACTAGGACCATATCGTTCTACGGTTGTGCGGCTCAGTTGTACTGTGTCCTACTGTTGGCCGGGACTGAGTTTTATATTCTGGCAGCCATGGCTTACGACCGATATAATGCGATTTGTCATCCATTGCTCTACACCGTCATTATGAGCAAAATAGTCTGTTTTCAGCTTCTTGTCGGTTCTTGGGCCATTGGGGCCACCAATGCTTTAATCCACACTGCATTTACTTTTAGTTTGCCTTTCTGTGAGTCTCATAAACTTAACAGCTTCTTTTGTGATGTCCCTGTACTACTAAAACTGGCCTGTAAGGATACTTGGCTCAACGAGCTCATAGTCTTCATTTTTGGGGGTGGAATGACCGTGGGGTCCCTCATCCTGACAATTATCTCCTATGTTAAGATCATATCAACAATCTTAAACATTCACTCAACTTCAGGAAGGAAAAAAACTTTTTCTACTTGTACTTCTCACCTAATAGTTGTCACTATTTTTTACGGTTCTGTCATCTTTATGTATTTGAGACCAAAGTCAAGTTACGGTAAGGATGAGGACAAATTGGTGGGTGTTATGTACACGATTGTTACCCCCCTATTGAATCCATTTATTTACAGTCTGAGAAATAAGGAATTTAAAATCGCAATGGAAAAAATACTGAAGAGGATGGTCAAGCCATTGACTTATTGA